One genomic segment of Clostridium estertheticum subsp. estertheticum includes these proteins:
- a CDS encoding methylaspartate ammonia-lyase → MKIIDVVCSTGRTGFYFDDQRSIKSGAEHDGFSYVGEAVTEGFKSIRQAGESISVMIILEDGQVAYGDCAAVQYSGAGGRDPLFLSKDFIPIIEKEITPKLIGRELESFKMLAEEFDHMLVNGKRLHTAIRYGITQAILDAVAKSKKVTMAEIVREEYNTGVEIKRIPIFTQSGDDRYNSVDKMIIKGADVMPHALINNVKEKLGLKGEKLLAYVEWLSNRVLSLRTDENYNPIFHIDVYGTIGIAFNNDIKAMADYISTLEEAAKPFHLRIEGPMDVEHRERQVESLADLTAELDNRKINVELVADEWCNTYEDVVLFADKKAGHMLQIKTPDLGGVNNIIESILYCKKQGRGAYCGGTCNETNRSAEVCTNIAIACGADQCLAKPGMGVDEGYMIVNNEMNRVVALVNRKNKVTYK, encoded by the coding sequence ATGAAAATTATTGATGTGGTATGTTCAACAGGAAGAACAGGATTTTATTTTGATGACCAAAGATCTATAAAAAGTGGTGCAGAACATGATGGCTTTTCATATGTAGGTGAAGCAGTAACAGAAGGATTTAAATCTATTAGGCAAGCAGGAGAGTCAATATCAGTAATGATTATACTTGAAGATGGCCAGGTGGCTTATGGAGATTGTGCAGCAGTACAATATTCTGGTGCTGGTGGAAGGGATCCATTATTCCTCTCAAAAGATTTTATACCAATTATTGAAAAAGAAATAACACCGAAATTAATAGGTAGAGAATTAGAAAGCTTTAAAATGCTCGCAGAAGAGTTTGATCACATGTTAGTAAATGGTAAAAGACTTCATACAGCAATAAGGTACGGGATAACTCAGGCTATTCTTGATGCTGTTGCAAAATCTAAAAAGGTAACAATGGCAGAAATCGTACGTGAGGAATACAATACTGGCGTAGAAATCAAGAGAATTCCCATTTTTACACAATCAGGCGATGATAGATATAATAGTGTAGATAAAATGATAATAAAGGGTGCAGATGTAATGCCTCATGCATTAATAAACAACGTAAAAGAGAAATTAGGACTTAAGGGCGAAAAATTATTAGCTTATGTTGAGTGGTTAAGTAATAGAGTGCTAAGTTTAAGAACTGATGAGAATTATAATCCAATATTCCACATTGACGTATATGGAACAATAGGAATTGCGTTTAATAATGATATAAAAGCTATGGCAGATTATATATCAACACTTGAAGAAGCTGCAAAACCATTCCATTTAAGAATCGAAGGACCAATGGATGTTGAGCACAGAGAAAGACAAGTTGAATCATTAGCAGATTTAACGGCAGAACTTGATAATAGAAAAATTAATGTAGAATTAGTTGCAGATGAATGGTGTAACACATATGAAGACGTAGTATTATTTGCGGATAAGAAAGCAGGTCATATGCTTCAAATAAAAACACCGGATTTAGGTGGAGTTAACAATATAATCGAATCAATACTATACTGCAAAAAACAGGGTCGTGGAGCATACTGTGGTGGAACATGTAATGAGACTAATAGATCTGCAGAAGTATGCACAAACATAGCTATTGCTTGTGGAGCAGACCAATGTTTAGCAAAACCAGGAATGGGTGTAGATGAAGGGTACATGATAGTTAATAACGAAATGAATAGGGTTGTAGCTTTAGTTAATAGAAAAAATAAGGTAACTTATAAATAA
- the citD gene encoding citrate lyase acyl carrier protein, whose protein sequence is MKINKPSKAGTMESNDIYIMLMPNHKGGIEIKLQSIVMKQFGDEIKRVILETLNEIGVEDVIVTALDKGALNYTIKARIETATKRAQ, encoded by the coding sequence ATGAAAATTAATAAACCATCCAAAGCGGGAACAATGGAATCTAATGATATATATATTATGCTTATGCCAAATCATAAGGGTGGCATTGAAATAAAGCTTCAAAGTATTGTTATGAAACAATTTGGGGATGAAATAAAAAGAGTAATACTAGAGACACTTAATGAAATTGGAGTAGAAGATGTTATAGTAACTGCTCTAGATAAGGGTGCATTAAACTATACAATAAAGGCTAGAATTGAAACTGCTACAAAAAGAGCTCAGTAA
- a CDS encoding HpcH/HpaI aldolase/citrate lyase family protein — MKKFRRTMLFMPGNNSGMLQNAGILGADSIILDLEDAVSLTEKDSARILVKEAIKNVDYNNVEVVVRVNPFTTEYAQKDIDVIARVKPDALMIPKATEEELEAIDEILTKIETNEGFENGSIKLIPIVETAYGVENVYNIIKSSKRVVAVLLGGEDLTSDLGIKRTKEGEEIFYARNRVAIACKAMKIDSIDTPFTDTNDFEGLVKDTVRAKSLGLTGKAAINPRQIDLIHSVFAPTKEEIKHAKRVLTAMIEAEQDGKGVFSLDGKMVDAPVINRAKNTVELAKLLGVM; from the coding sequence ATGAAAAAATTCAGAAGAACTATGCTTTTTATGCCAGGAAATAATTCAGGGATGCTTCAGAATGCAGGAATTCTAGGTGCTGATTCAATTATATTAGATTTAGAGGATGCTGTTAGTTTAACAGAAAAAGATAGTGCTAGAATTTTGGTTAAAGAAGCAATAAAGAATGTAGATTACAATAATGTGGAAGTAGTAGTAAGGGTAAATCCATTTACTACTGAATATGCACAAAAGGATATTGATGTAATTGCAAGAGTTAAACCGGATGCATTAATGATACCAAAAGCTACAGAAGAAGAGCTTGAGGCTATAGATGAAATACTTACAAAAATAGAAACAAATGAGGGTTTTGAAAATGGAAGTATAAAGTTAATTCCTATTGTGGAAACTGCCTATGGAGTTGAAAATGTATATAATATAATAAAATCTTCCAAAAGGGTAGTAGCTGTTTTACTTGGAGGAGAGGACTTAACCTCAGATTTAGGTATAAAAAGAACTAAAGAAGGAGAAGAAATCTTCTATGCAAGAAATCGAGTAGCAATTGCTTGTAAGGCTATGAAGATAGATTCTATTGATACCCCATTTACAGATACAAACGATTTTGAGGGACTAGTAAAAGACACAGTTAGAGCTAAAAGCTTGGGACTCACAGGTAAAGCTGCAATAAATCCAAGACAAATTGATCTTATTCATTCTGTATTTGCTCCAACAAAAGAAGAAATAAAACACGCCAAAAGAGTCCTCACGGCTATGATAGAAGCAGAACAAGATGGTAAAGGAGTATTTTCCTTAGATGGGAAAATGGTAGATGCACCAGTTATAAATAGAGCTAAAAACACAGTAGAATTAGCAAAGCTTTTAGGTGTTATGTAA
- the citF gene encoding citrate lyase subunit alpha, whose product MKNILGREIPEYIEGYGKVIPFEGAFKNAGTKLKKEVKLNSVMPDNEKVLPDMDSVFDKVSLKDGMTISFHHHLRNGDNVLNLVVDAIAKRGIKNITLAASALFPNNFPLIEHIKNGVITKIVTNYMSGPIAEEISRGILKTPVIMHTHGGRARAIESGDLHIDVAFIAAPTADNYGNINGLYGESACGALGYAVADAQCADMVVAVTDNLVPYPACPIEISQIYVDYIVKVDSIGDPDGIVSGTTKITKDPVGLKIAKMASEVMVASGLVKNEMSFQTGAGGISLAVAAELRKYMKENAIVGSFASGGITGYLVDMFEEGLFRSLFDVQCFDMQAIKSYVSTYKHQRMSASMYANSDNKGAVVNKLDIVILGATEIDTNFNVNVTTGSDGTIMGGSGGHSDTAAGAKLTIIVTQLTKARLPIIKDNITTITTPGESIDVIVTERGIAVNPKRTDIIEKLKNTNLPIRKIGELKDIAEKITGKPEAIEFSDEIVAVIEYRDGSVIDVVRKPL is encoded by the coding sequence ATGAAAAATATATTAGGCAGAGAGATACCAGAATATATAGAAGGCTATGGAAAAGTAATCCCATTTGAAGGTGCATTTAAAAATGCAGGCACCAAACTTAAGAAAGAAGTAAAACTAAACTCTGTAATGCCAGATAATGAAAAGGTATTACCTGACATGGATAGTGTTTTTGATAAGGTTTCGCTTAAGGATGGGATGACTATTTCATTCCATCATCATTTAAGAAATGGCGATAATGTATTGAATTTAGTGGTGGATGCAATTGCTAAAAGAGGAATAAAAAACATTACTTTAGCTGCAAGCGCTCTGTTCCCCAATAATTTTCCTTTAATTGAGCATATAAAAAACGGCGTAATTACTAAAATAGTGACTAATTATATGTCAGGTCCAATAGCAGAAGAAATTTCAAGGGGAATATTAAAAACACCAGTTATAATGCACACCCATGGTGGACGTGCTAGAGCAATAGAAAGTGGAGATTTACATATAGATGTGGCTTTCATTGCAGCACCAACAGCGGATAACTATGGAAACATCAATGGATTATATGGGGAATCTGCCTGCGGAGCCTTAGGATATGCAGTAGCAGATGCCCAGTGTGCAGATATGGTTGTAGCAGTTACTGATAATTTAGTTCCATACCCAGCTTGCCCAATAGAAATAAGTCAAATATATGTAGACTATATTGTAAAAGTAGATTCCATCGGTGATCCAGACGGAATAGTATCAGGTACTACGAAAATCACTAAGGATCCAGTGGGACTTAAAATAGCTAAAATGGCGAGTGAGGTTATGGTGGCGAGCGGGCTTGTTAAAAATGAAATGTCATTTCAAACAGGGGCAGGTGGTATTTCTTTAGCTGTAGCTGCGGAGCTAAGAAAATATATGAAGGAGAATGCTATAGTTGGAAGTTTTGCATCAGGTGGAATAACTGGATACCTTGTAGATATGTTTGAAGAAGGGTTATTTAGATCTTTATTTGATGTACAGTGTTTTGATATGCAAGCAATTAAGTCTTATGTAAGTACTTATAAACATCAAAGAATGTCTGCATCCATGTACGCAAATTCAGATAACAAAGGTGCAGTTGTAAACAAACTAGATATAGTTATATTAGGTGCTACGGAAATAGACACAAATTTTAATGTTAATGTAACCACGGGCTCCGATGGAACTATCATGGGTGGTTCTGGAGGCCATAGTGATACAGCAGCAGGGGCTAAACTCACAATAATTGTAACACAATTAACTAAGGCAAGGCTTCCAATTATAAAGGATAATATAACTACGATAACTACTCCCGGAGAGAGTATTGATGTTATTGTAACAGAAAGAGGAATAGCAGTTAATCCAAAACGGACAGACATAATAGAGAAATTAAAGAATACTAACCTTCCTATAAGGAAAATTGGTGAGTTAAAAGATATAGCTGAGAAAATAACAGGTAAACCGGAGGCAATTGAATTTTCAGATGAAATAGTTGCAGTTATAGAATATAGAGATGGTTCTGTAATTGATGTGGTTCGAAAGCCACTATAG